The following proteins are encoded in a genomic region of Haloarcula salinisoli:
- a CDS encoding winged helix-turn-helix domain-containing protein: MDEDDDELLALLDDEYARAILAELTTEPMSVTELCTACEMSDATAYRRLDRLQDANLVTERQELDPDGHHYKCYEATVEDVTVTFADGSYDVAVTRSSTDPADRFTDLFEGLS, encoded by the coding sequence ATGGACGAGGATGACGACGAGCTCCTCGCGTTGCTCGACGACGAGTACGCGCGGGCCATCCTCGCCGAACTCACCACCGAACCGATGTCCGTCACCGAACTCTGTACGGCCTGTGAGATGTCCGATGCCACGGCCTACCGGCGTCTCGACAGACTCCAGGACGCGAACCTCGTCACCGAACGACAGGAACTGGACCCCGACGGCCACCACTACAAGTGCTACGAGGCGACGGTCGAGGACGTGACCGTCACCTTCGCCGACGGGAGCTACGACGTGGCCGTCACTCGCTCGTCGACCGACCCGGCAGACAGATTCACCGACCTGTTCGAGGGGTTGTCCTGA
- a CDS encoding DUF7521 family protein, with the protein MTPSPAVLLAALTPETVALLSRGLTAAVGLFVATLAYRGFRRNGVRKMRWLALGIALLTTGAFLVVAVVERLGAGAGYILLARNFVTVAGLGAVLYALLVD; encoded by the coding sequence GTGACGCCATCGCCTGCAGTGCTCCTGGCCGCTCTCACGCCGGAGACGGTCGCGCTCCTCTCGCGCGGGCTGACGGCCGCCGTCGGCCTGTTCGTCGCCACGCTCGCGTACCGTGGCTTCCGACGGAACGGCGTCCGGAAGATGCGGTGGCTGGCCCTCGGGATTGCACTCCTCACCACGGGCGCGTTCCTCGTCGTCGCCGTCGTCGAGCGACTCGGGGCCGGTGCCGGGTACATCTTGCTCGCCCGAAACTTCGTGACCGTCGCGGGGCTCGGTGCCGTGCTGTACGCTCTGCTCGTCGACTGA
- a CDS encoding helix-turn-helix domain-containing protein yields MPRPIDGGVKHLQVTVHVDDDYAPEFFELLADSSTIAEARLVDWSMTADDQSTLLYTVDGDPTAVAERAADTPGIESVELSETTAGQTYVLVVMRPLETPLFGAIHRASTQAGLIVRKPIVYRDGTMAARVVGDASALQRALDTAPDGVDVQIDEIGRLQGQGDEPVASLSERQREAVTAALELGYYDQPRGATHEDVAAELGCAPPTASDHLQKAEANIVHAVLDQFGGGE; encoded by the coding sequence ATGCCTCGGCCGATAGACGGGGGCGTGAAACACCTCCAGGTCACCGTCCACGTCGACGACGATTACGCGCCGGAGTTCTTCGAGTTGCTGGCCGATTCGTCGACCATCGCGGAGGCCCGGCTGGTCGACTGGAGCATGACGGCGGACGACCAGTCGACGCTCCTGTACACCGTCGACGGCGACCCGACGGCCGTCGCCGAACGGGCGGCCGACACCCCCGGCATCGAGTCGGTGGAACTCTCTGAGACGACGGCGGGACAGACGTACGTGCTGGTCGTCATGCGGCCGCTGGAGACGCCGCTGTTCGGTGCCATCCACCGGGCGTCCACACAGGCGGGCCTCATCGTCCGCAAACCCATCGTCTACCGCGACGGGACCATGGCGGCCCGGGTCGTCGGCGACGCTTCCGCCCTCCAGCGTGCGCTCGACACCGCACCCGATGGTGTCGACGTCCAGATAGACGAAATCGGTCGGCTCCAGGGCCAGGGCGACGAGCCGGTGGCGAGTCTCAGCGAGCGACAGCGCGAGGCAGTCACAGCCGCGCTCGAACTGGGCTACTACGACCAGCCCCGCGGGGCGACACACGAAGACGTCGCCGCCGAACTCGGCTGTGCGCCGCCGACGGCCAGCGACCACCTCCAGAAGGCCGAAGCGAACATCGTCCACGCGGTGCTGGACCAGTTCGGCGGTGGCGAGTGA
- a CDS encoding cupin domain-containing protein — MGSERRSRDSGQRIDDGGERTLRTGRPLVDGTPVDGPALDVHPERPASVLLRQSPRPLVSDPASETWATLLERPEQGETDRPVLLQWLSPASPAPPPHSHPTTETFRTLEGTLTVVCDGDPVRLGPGESLTVEAGQAHTFRNDTDETVAFRAKLPSMRTVTGLYTAWGLAHERGRDDDGTYPGPGPMQLLAIAAEMYDETAMAMAPQPVQRLLWAVVDRAASLAGVTGLDEAYLDPSFWDRHVEQPAWEP; from the coding sequence ATGGGCTCAGAGAGGCGGTCCCGAGACAGCGGACAGCGTATCGACGACGGCGGGGAACGGACCCTGCGGACCGGCCGCCCGCTCGTGGACGGTACCCCGGTCGACGGGCCGGCGCTCGACGTACACCCCGAGCGTCCCGCGAGTGTCCTCCTGCGACAGTCGCCCCGCCCGCTGGTTTCGGACCCGGCGAGCGAGACGTGGGCGACGCTGCTTGAGCGGCCGGAGCAGGGCGAGACCGACCGTCCCGTGCTACTCCAGTGGCTCTCACCGGCGTCACCCGCCCCACCGCCACACTCCCATCCGACGACAGAGACGTTCAGGACGCTCGAGGGGACTCTCACCGTCGTCTGCGATGGCGACCCCGTCCGGCTCGGTCCCGGGGAGTCTCTGACTGTCGAGGCGGGGCAGGCCCACACCTTCCGCAACGACACCGACGAGACCGTCGCCTTCCGCGCGAAGCTCCCGTCGATGCGGACGGTGACCGGGCTCTATACGGCCTGGGGGCTGGCACACGAGCGCGGCCGCGACGACGACGGGACCTATCCCGGTCCGGGACCGATGCAATTGCTCGCCATCGCGGCCGAGATGTACGACGAGACGGCGATGGCGATGGCCCCACAGCCGGTCCAGCGCCTCCTCTGGGCCGTCGTCGACCGGGCCGCCAGCCTGGCCGGCGTGACCGGCCTCGACGAGGCGTATCTCGACCCGTCGTTCTGGGACCGACACGTCGAGCAGCCAGCGTGGGAGCCGTGA
- a CDS encoding tRNA-binding protein has translation MTNTPFDVTIQVAEVTDAEPFPEAEKPEMVKLWLDLGDESLQSAAQLGYHHDPAELVGRQVLCATNLGSVRIAEFESEALTVGVPGDDENPVLVTPEKSVPLGGVLY, from the coding sequence ATGACGAACACGCCCTTCGACGTCACGATTCAGGTGGCAGAAGTCACGGATGCAGAACCGTTCCCCGAAGCGGAGAAACCGGAGATGGTCAAACTCTGGCTCGACCTCGGCGACGAGTCGCTGCAGTCGGCGGCCCAACTCGGCTACCACCACGACCCAGCGGAACTCGTCGGCAGACAAGTTCTGTGTGCGACGAACCTCGGCTCGGTTCGGATTGCCGAGTTCGAGTCCGAAGCGCTGACCGTCGGTGTTCCGGGCGACGACGAGAATCCCGTACTCGTTACGCCCGAGAAGTCCGTGCCACTCGGCGGCGTGCTGTATTGA
- a CDS encoding glycerophosphodiester phosphodiesterase: MEIIGHRGCAEQVPENTLLAIREAARRLPAVEIDVRRCGSGELVVFHDATLERVTDADGRLSETPLSELRELSVCDSGEPIPSLEAALQTVPDDVTVQLELKERDIAVDTLELATAAGSDVRVSSFLPEAIEEIERSQLDVPNGLLFKKGPRTNLSRAVDMDCTHVFPHYELCLETDVVSTARKHGLDVVAWKAARTVDHVRALRDVGVDGVTADRWDIAPQTRSASDD, from the coding sequence ATGGAAATAATCGGCCATCGTGGCTGTGCAGAGCAAGTTCCGGAGAATACCCTTCTCGCCATCCGTGAAGCCGCCCGCCGGCTCCCCGCGGTCGAAATCGACGTTCGTCGGTGCGGCTCGGGAGAACTCGTCGTGTTTCACGACGCGACGCTCGAGCGCGTCACTGACGCCGATGGCCGTCTCTCAGAGACGCCGCTGTCAGAACTCCGCGAGTTGTCCGTGTGCGATTCTGGCGAACCGATTCCGAGTCTGGAAGCGGCCCTGCAGACCGTTCCGGACGACGTGACCGTTCAGCTCGAACTGAAAGAACGCGACATCGCGGTAGATACGCTGGAGTTGGCAACGGCGGCCGGGTCCGACGTTCGCGTGTCGTCGTTCCTCCCGGAGGCTATCGAGGAAATCGAAAGGAGCCAACTCGACGTGCCGAACGGACTCCTCTTCAAGAAGGGTCCCCGTACGAATCTGTCACGTGCTGTCGATATGGACTGTACGCACGTGTTCCCGCACTACGAACTCTGCCTCGAAACCGACGTCGTTTCCACCGCCCGCAAGCACGGACTGGACGTCGTCGCCTGGAAGGCGGCACGGACCGTCGACCACGTCCGCGCGCTGCGGGACGTCGGCGTCGATGGCGTGACTGCAGATCGATGGGACATCGCGCCACAGACGCGTTCGGCCAGCGACGACTAA
- a CDS encoding NTP transferase domain-containing protein, which translates to MQGVILAAGRGRRMGHYTDEVPKAFIEFDGRTLYDRQRALLRRYADGTSVVLGYRHDVVLDRYDPDDPIVFPAWERYENAASLLLVLERIDDDILVLNGDVLVDEREIGQLAEQFTALDGRYNLVGCLPGMQDTETAIRCDESGLVTAYGLIEGHQHAGVGIVSHRHRTAAIQVLRERLDDWYPCVYPRIPTRPLQIPPERHIEVNRPSDLERARAWLASERSYRA; encoded by the coding sequence ATGCAGGGCGTAATCCTCGCTGCCGGTCGAGGACGGCGAATGGGCCACTACACCGACGAGGTACCGAAGGCCTTCATCGAGTTCGACGGTCGAACGCTGTACGACCGACAGCGAGCGCTGCTCCGGCGGTACGCCGATGGAACGAGCGTCGTCCTCGGGTATCGCCACGACGTCGTTCTCGACAGGTACGACCCCGACGACCCGATCGTGTTCCCGGCGTGGGAGCGCTACGAGAACGCCGCGTCGTTGCTGCTCGTACTCGAACGAATCGACGACGATATCCTGGTACTCAACGGCGACGTGCTGGTGGACGAGCGCGAAATCGGCCAGTTGGCCGAGCAGTTCACGGCACTCGACGGACGGTACAACCTCGTCGGCTGTCTGCCGGGGATGCAGGACACGGAGACGGCGATTCGCTGTGACGAGTCCGGGCTCGTGACGGCGTACGGGCTCATCGAAGGCCACCAACACGCTGGAGTCGGGATCGTGAGCCACAGGCACAGGACGGCGGCGATTCAGGTTCTCCGGGAGCGACTGGACGACTGGTACCCCTGTGTCTACCCTCGGATACCGACCAGGCCGCTCCAGATACCCCCAGAGCGACACATCGAAGTGAATCGACCGTCCGACCTCGAACGCGCTCGGGCGTGGCTCGCATCCGAACGGAGCTATCGTGCGTGA
- a CDS encoding CDP-glycerol glycerophosphotransferase family protein — translation MVAVLYAIERPFMRKTFEAVDRHVDVDSAYVPVREDARGCSDAITEISVRDPDAVDANVRAIDPGVVVYNHRFGIERFSFYEAYPLVHLRHGASIGRGEVTVTTETILEHVAAALAPGERWARTYRAVAPDDVRVVTVGIPEADELVDAPSPRERRVLYAPTNYLVGRGAYANTARSVIECFAGTEYELLFRPHPTDRREGPGLAVTRDCRKRIAEVPNVVFDTATTPIESIQRSDILVSDFSGSIAEWLHTGRPLIQLTDVDAAGKTVPPIGVTAETLTLELVDELYRTGEPEATKRRRASWLECLGIPMDGRAGERTAREVLECRA, via the coding sequence ATGGTAGCCGTTCTGTACGCTATCGAACGGCCGTTCATGCGGAAAACGTTCGAAGCGGTCGATCGACACGTGGACGTCGACTCGGCCTACGTGCCAGTCCGCGAGGATGCCCGGGGCTGTAGTGACGCCATCACCGAAATCAGTGTTCGAGATCCGGACGCAGTCGACGCGAACGTCCGGGCGATCGACCCTGGCGTCGTCGTGTACAACCATCGCTTCGGTATCGAGCGGTTCTCGTTCTACGAGGCGTACCCGCTCGTCCACCTCCGACACGGCGCGTCAATCGGTCGAGGTGAGGTCACTGTGACGACGGAAACGATTCTCGAGCACGTTGCCGCCGCACTGGCACCGGGCGAGCGATGGGCGAGGACCTACCGAGCTGTCGCGCCCGACGACGTGCGGGTCGTCACCGTCGGCATCCCGGAAGCTGACGAACTCGTCGACGCGCCCTCACCCCGTGAGCGCCGTGTGTTGTACGCGCCGACCAACTATCTCGTCGGCCGGGGAGCGTACGCGAACACGGCCCGGTCGGTTATCGAGTGTTTTGCCGGGACGGAGTACGAACTCCTCTTTCGACCGCATCCGACCGATAGACGGGAAGGACCGGGTCTGGCCGTCACTCGTGACTGTCGAAAGCGGATCGCCGAGGTACCGAACGTCGTCTTCGATACGGCCACGACGCCGATCGAGAGCATACAGCGGTCGGACATCCTCGTCTCGGATTTCTCGGGCTCGATCGCCGAGTGGCTGCACACTGGCCGGCCGCTGATTCAACTGACGGACGTCGATGCAGCGGGCAAGACGGTGCCCCCAATCGGAGTGACGGCGGAGACGCTCACCCTCGAACTCGTCGACGAACTGTACCGGACCGGCGAGCCGGAAGCCACGAAACGGCGGCGAGCGTCGTGGCTCGAGTGTCTCGGGATTCCGATGGACGGTCGGGCCGGCGAACGCACAGCCCGGGAGGTACTCGAATGCAGGGCGTAA
- a CDS encoding HNH endonuclease signature motif containing protein: MTTKCENCGQQFDQRGREKYCSDECLGVGRSQGAKASAECVCCGETFEYYPKKKAGKFCSPCYASDEVDTTTAVSGADHPRWNGGKRICHCDRCGERLERYPSHIGENVFCGEPCRRAWLSDEFTGDGHPNWKGGGNEEYGKGWRAVRQRALERDNYSCRVCGQTHEELGRNPDVHHIRPVRSFIESENHTREDAHYIENVISLCISCHRKAEFEKIDAEYLRSLIADS; this comes from the coding sequence GTGACGACGAAATGTGAAAACTGCGGACAGCAGTTCGACCAGAGAGGTCGAGAGAAGTATTGCTCAGACGAGTGTCTGGGTGTAGGCAGGTCACAGGGAGCAAAAGCTTCCGCAGAGTGTGTCTGCTGTGGCGAGACCTTCGAGTATTATCCGAAGAAGAAGGCAGGCAAGTTCTGCTCACCGTGCTATGCGAGCGACGAGGTAGATACAACGACGGCTGTGAGTGGTGCAGACCATCCTCGGTGGAATGGAGGCAAACGAATTTGTCACTGTGATCGCTGTGGCGAACGGTTGGAACGGTATCCGAGTCACATCGGTGAAAACGTGTTCTGCGGAGAACCGTGCCGGAGAGCATGGCTCTCAGATGAGTTTACTGGTGACGGGCATCCGAATTGGAAAGGCGGCGGAAACGAGGAATATGGCAAAGGGTGGCGGGCTGTTCGCCAACGAGCGCTCGAACGCGACAACTACTCCTGTCGAGTCTGTGGCCAGACACACGAAGAGCTTGGACGGAATCCCGACGTGCATCACATCCGGCCGGTCAGGTCGTTCATCGAATCGGAAAACCACACCCGCGAAGATGCGCATTACATCGAGAACGTCATCTCACTCTGTATCAGTTGCCACCGAAAAGCCGAGTTCGAGAAGATAGACGCAGAGTATCTCAGGTCGTTAATAGCTGATTCGTAG
- a CDS encoding HNH endonuclease, translated as MDAVFEVNRRYRDKGSWRDEDDQFLRWIRGPLSAGIKNTGGIRDLSFEDSSETAALILVSNDDGVSQHADPWKDALDVSGGHIEYWGDAKAGVAYDESVQNQKIAQAFERAARGNRSAVPPVLMFRKPEPGVVQFCGLCVPVRFEVGTYYDDDGTQIPNYRFHFAILNVPKVPVSWLHERALHRSDAAAPSEWTEWVSSGTITRWPLGDRVTDTRGYRRRIDREERVVSGQFRDDALARFEHQCVVTGIEESSVLDVAHVLARSDHPDLVEDDENVLVMNALHHRAFDADLFTLDDERRLQVNPQFDPGHPFLQETIIARADEAVSLPPEVTIAPEYLAERNQSLAWV; from the coding sequence ATGGACGCGGTCTTCGAGGTGAATCGGCGCTATCGGGACAAAGGCTCGTGGCGAGACGAGGACGACCAATTCCTTCGCTGGATTCGGGGGCCACTTTCTGCGGGTATCAAGAATACGGGTGGGATTCGAGATCTCTCCTTTGAGGATTCCTCTGAGACCGCGGCGCTGATTCTCGTCTCAAACGACGACGGCGTCTCTCAACACGCAGACCCTTGGAAAGACGCACTGGACGTTTCGGGAGGCCATATTGAGTACTGGGGCGACGCCAAGGCTGGAGTCGCATACGACGAATCCGTCCAGAACCAGAAAATAGCGCAGGCGTTCGAGCGAGCCGCTCGGGGCAACCGTTCGGCTGTTCCTCCAGTGCTCATGTTTCGAAAGCCAGAGCCCGGTGTCGTCCAGTTCTGTGGGCTCTGTGTCCCTGTTCGCTTCGAGGTCGGGACGTACTACGACGACGACGGAACGCAGATTCCGAACTACCGCTTTCATTTTGCCATCCTGAACGTGCCGAAAGTCCCAGTGTCGTGGCTGCACGAACGAGCGCTCCATCGAAGCGACGCCGCTGCGCCCAGTGAGTGGACTGAATGGGTCTCGTCGGGGACGATTACACGCTGGCCACTTGGCGACCGTGTCACCGATACCAGGGGGTATCGTCGTCGTATCGACCGCGAGGAACGCGTCGTCAGCGGCCAGTTCCGAGACGACGCGCTTGCGCGCTTCGAACACCAGTGTGTCGTGACGGGTATCGAAGAATCGTCGGTTCTAGATGTCGCCCACGTGCTCGCTCGGAGTGACCATCCCGACCTCGTCGAAGATGATGAGAACGTGCTGGTAATGAACGCCCTCCATCATCGCGCGTTCGACGCTGATTTGTTCACGCTGGATGATGAGCGGCGACTGCAGGTGAACCCCCAGTTCGACCCCGGCCATCCCTTCTTGCAAGAGACGATCATTGCTCGGGCCGACGAAGCTGTGTCGTTGCCACCCGAGGTGACGATTGCACCCGAGTATCTGGCCGAACGAAATCAGTCGCTCGCGTGGGTTTGA
- a CDS encoding 2-oxo acid dehydrogenase subunit E2: MSDRGDRIEPFPARRRGTVDYMRTAGRRSNVHGLLEVDVTEARQRIEAIEAATGESLSVTAFLVFCLSRALEAYPRINAYRDWRGRLHVFDAVDVNVLVETTVRGERLGVPHVVRRTNERSVRSIHDDIRAAQSSSDPTELSPVAELAFRLPGFVRRLLWRLPQWFPERWKAMAGTVAVTSVGMFGGGGGWVISPTNYTLQLTVGGISEKPRVVDGGVTNRELLDLTVTVDHDVVDGAEATRFVGRLRELVEAAYGLDVPGE; encoded by the coding sequence ATGAGCGACCGCGGTGACCGTATCGAACCGTTCCCAGCCCGGCGCCGGGGAACGGTCGACTACATGCGAACGGCGGGTCGACGGAGCAACGTCCACGGACTCCTCGAGGTCGACGTGACCGAGGCCCGACAGCGTATCGAAGCCATCGAAGCGGCGACCGGCGAGTCACTGTCCGTTACCGCGTTTCTCGTCTTCTGTCTCTCCCGGGCCCTCGAAGCGTATCCCCGTATCAACGCGTATCGGGACTGGCGTGGGCGCCTCCACGTCTTCGACGCCGTGGACGTCAACGTCCTCGTCGAGACGACGGTCCGGGGCGAGCGGCTGGGCGTCCCCCACGTGGTGCGACGAACCAACGAGCGCTCCGTCCGGTCGATTCACGACGATATCCGGGCGGCACAGAGCTCCAGTGACCCGACGGAGCTCTCGCCGGTGGCCGAACTGGCGTTCCGACTCCCCGGGTTCGTCCGGCGGCTTCTCTGGCGGCTGCCCCAGTGGTTTCCCGAACGCTGGAAAGCCATGGCCGGCACCGTCGCCGTCACCTCCGTCGGAATGTTCGGCGGGGGCGGCGGGTGGGTGATTAGCCCGACGAACTACACGCTACAGCTGACCGTCGGTGGTATCAGCGAGAAGCCGAGGGTCGTCGACGGAGGGGTGACGAACCGCGAGCTACTCGACCTCACGGTGACGGTCGACCACGACGTCGTCGACGGTGCAGAAGCGACGCGGTTCGTCGGGCGACTCCGTGAGCTCGTTGAAGCCGCCTACGGGCTCGACGTGCCTGGGGAATAG
- a CDS encoding Acg family FMN-binding oxidoreductase — protein MQATSLTRSVWEIDADAFPTDGPIEDQATFVLRYAILAPSSHNAQPWAFDVDGNEITIAAEESRWLEAADPDKRELYISLGCAVENCCVAAEQFGFDPEVEYHDPASADVVTVTLEADEPADPRPADLFDALTTRATSHELFDGRPLEDTARERLEAVETATGVTLQVVEDPVLKTAVAELQAEADRRQMDDPAYRRDLGHWVGIGALGSSWLLARIGQAVLTHLDVGDREAAKNSKLVQSAPAIGVLSTDSDGPVAQVRTGQAFERIALLADSEGVAVHPMSQTLERQALRTQLGDLLDTPGVPQHLFRLGYADEAAEHTPRWPLETVLADRVV, from the coding sequence ATGCAGGCCACATCACTCACGAGGTCGGTCTGGGAAATCGATGCCGATGCGTTTCCCACCGACGGACCCATCGAAGACCAGGCCACGTTCGTGCTCAGATACGCCATCCTGGCGCCGTCGAGCCACAACGCCCAGCCCTGGGCGTTCGACGTGGACGGGAACGAAATAACGATTGCCGCCGAGGAGTCACGGTGGCTCGAAGCGGCCGACCCGGACAAACGAGAACTGTACATCAGCCTCGGCTGTGCCGTCGAAAACTGCTGTGTCGCGGCCGAACAGTTCGGGTTCGACCCCGAAGTCGAGTACCACGACCCCGCGTCGGCCGACGTCGTGACCGTGACACTCGAGGCGGATGAGCCGGCCGACCCGCGGCCAGCCGACCTGTTCGACGCGCTCACGACACGGGCGACGAGTCACGAACTGTTCGACGGGCGCCCACTCGAAGACACGGCGCGGGAACGGCTGGAGGCGGTGGAGACAGCGACGGGCGTCACGCTGCAGGTCGTCGAGGACCCGGTTCTGAAAACCGCCGTCGCCGAGCTACAGGCCGAGGCCGACCGACGCCAGATGGACGACCCCGCCTACCGGAGAGATCTGGGGCACTGGGTCGGCATCGGCGCCCTCGGGAGTTCGTGGCTCCTGGCCCGCATCGGACAGGCCGTCCTCACCCACCTCGACGTCGGCGACAGGGAGGCCGCGAAGAACTCGAAGCTCGTCCAGAGCGCCCCGGCCATCGGCGTCCTGTCGACCGACTCGGACGGCCCCGTCGCACAGGTCAGGACCGGGCAGGCCTTCGAACGGATTGCGCTGCTCGCCGACAGCGAGGGCGTCGCCGTCCATCCGATGAGCCAGACGCTCGAACGGCAAGCGTTGCGGACGCAACTGGGTGACCTACTCGACACGCCGGGCGTGCCACAGCACCTCTTCCGACTGGGCTACGCCGACGAGGCGGCCGAGCACACACCACGCTGGCCGCTGGAGACCGTCCTCGCCGACCGAGTCGTATGA
- a CDS encoding SDR family NAD(P)-dependent oxidoreductase yields the protein MSRSPEELAGVADVDCTGQQALVTGSTSGIGRDAALALGRLGADVIVHGRDETAGEAVVDEFDGLDADGRFVKADFASVDGVRELAETVRTDTDGVDILVNNAGGLFREGRLSDLGVEYTFHVNHLSPFLLTTALLGHLADDARIVTTASAAHQGTALDLERVQDVDRHASWWAYSHSKLANILFASELARRLDATERAITSNSIHPGAIPGSGFSRFLPRPLPQLMGGLSAVPGVTTVADGAAELLFPAVSPRTADISGRYFVDQQPTTPSPAARDRDNARRLWEFSADVLDIEEPLEGAAT from the coding sequence ATGTCTCGTTCCCCGGAGGAACTCGCAGGCGTCGCTGACGTGGACTGCACCGGGCAGCAAGCGCTCGTCACCGGGTCGACGAGCGGTATCGGCCGGGACGCCGCGCTGGCACTGGGCCGGCTCGGCGCCGACGTCATCGTGCACGGACGGGACGAAACAGCGGGCGAGGCTGTCGTCGACGAGTTCGACGGCCTCGATGCCGACGGCCGGTTCGTGAAAGCGGACTTCGCAAGCGTCGACGGCGTTCGGGAGCTCGCTGAAACCGTCCGTACCGACACCGACGGGGTAGATATCCTCGTCAACAACGCCGGCGGGCTGTTCCGCGAGGGGCGATTGAGTGACCTCGGCGTCGAATACACGTTCCACGTCAACCACCTCTCGCCGTTTCTCCTGACCACGGCGCTCCTCGGCCACCTGGCAGACGACGCCCGTATCGTCACCACGGCGTCGGCGGCCCACCAGGGCACCGCACTGGACTTAGAGCGGGTGCAGGATGTCGACCGACATGCCAGCTGGTGGGCCTACAGCCACTCGAAACTGGCAAACATCCTGTTCGCCTCTGAACTGGCCCGCCGACTCGACGCCACGGAGCGAGCTATCACCTCGAACAGCATCCATCCGGGTGCGATACCGGGCTCGGGGTTCAGTCGGTTTCTCCCGCGGCCACTGCCACAGCTCATGGGCGGCCTCTCGGCAGTGCCAGGGGTGACGACCGTCGCTGATGGCGCCGCGGAACTACTGTTCCCCGCCGTCTCCCCCCGGACCGCGGATATCTCCGGGCGGTACTTCGTCGACCAGCAGCCCACGACGCCGTCACCAGCGGCCCGTGACCGAGACAACGCTCGGCGTCTCTGGGAGTTCAGTGCCGACGTCCTCGATATCGAGGAGCCACTCGAAGGGGCGGCGACGTAG